In Epinephelus lanceolatus isolate andai-2023 chromosome 16, ASM4190304v1, whole genome shotgun sequence, one DNA window encodes the following:
- the LOC117264012 gene encoding uncharacterized protein LOC117264012 has translation MCKVQMLRALVKQRLTAAAEEIFGLFERTIAEYEEQLCRSKEENERQRKLLDAVYNPQLRLHRAVQQQLVVKEEVPPEQQEWSSSVDQEDPEPPHIKEEEEELWSSQEGEQLQGLEEADITKFPFTPVPVKSEDDEEKPQSEGHHCGGPGPVPGGGVQPAPGGGVRLVPRDSDPDLEPDTDDKKPDCSLVAEIEVSLDDWDETREPQSGLKTHNKNEVPVSPVMCLSDENPFSCSETSDFSEPEIDEGDDWAGSREPQSCLNSVPTRDKKGSADEKPFSCSICKINFTRRGSLQTHMRIHTGEKPFICPFCSKSFTQAGSLKRHMSIHTGEKRFSCSVCDRRFIWLHQLMNHQCGGRQESVEIGEAEPPGSSSTQQVKQESDGENCGGVPPVPGGGMLSVPRSGGPPVLINSSELKTEDGGDCTETREPQSCLNSLKNVGEKRFSCSECGKRFSTKGSLKEHMRIHTGEKPFSCSVCNKSFTQSGSLQKHMRIHTGEKIFTCSVCDKNFLNKAHLKTHMVTHTGEKPFSCALCGKAFIENGNLKKHMRTHTGEKPFSCSMCEKSFTQNGSLQTHMRTHTGEKPFSCSVCDQRFLSKAHLKTHLIKHTGEKPFSCSVCGKGFNEGGNLRKHMKTHSGEKPFSCSICDQRFLQKTDLKRHMITHTGEKFFSCSICDQSFLQKPNLKRHMITHTGEKPFVCTVCGKRFIQKVHLTHHMARHTGEKRFRCGMCDQKFAWLYQLRNHQCVSQQSSQVQRTEEEGGGAEPPASSSADEQQQLQMDLTKMCKVQMLRALVKQRLTAAAEEIFGLFERTIAEYEEQLCRSKEENERQRKLLDAVYNPQLRLHRAEVQQQLLVVKEEVPPEQQEWSSSVDQEDPEPPHIKEEEEELWSSQEGEQLQGLEEADITKFTFTPVPVKSEDDEEKPQSEGHHCGGPGPDRNSGPDLEPDTKDNFLDFSETRVSVDDWTETRELQSGLNSLRIDEVPFSDSRCSVREKPFSCSECGRRFGFKGNLKEHMRSHTGEKPFSCSVCGKRFGLKTHLRVHMRTHTEENPASCSVWM, from the exons atgtgtaaagtccaaatgctgagagcgttggtgaagcagcgactaactgcggctgctgaagagatatttgggctgtttgaaagaacgatagcagagtacgaggagCAACTTTGTCGCtcaaaagaggagaacgagcgaCAACGGAAACTACTGGACGCTGTTTACAACCCTCAGCTCaggttacacagagcag tgcagcagcagttggtggttaaagaagaggttccccctgagcagcaggagtggagctccagtgtggaccaggaggacccagagcccccacacattaaagaggaagaggaggaactgtggagcagtcaggagggagagcagcttcaagggctggaggaggctgATATCACCAAGTTCCCAttcactcctgtccctgtgaagagtgaagatgatgaagagaaacctcagtctgagGGACACCACTGTGGAGGACCGGGACCAGTGCCTGGAGGAGGAGTACAACCAGCACCTGGAGGAGGGGTACGACTAGTGCCCAGAGACTCTGATCCAGATTTAGAACCAGATACTGATGACAAGAAGCCTGACTGTTCTTTAGTTGCTGAGATCGAAGTCAGTCTTGATGACTGGGACGAGACCagagaacctcagtcaggtttAAAGACTCACAATAAAAATGAGGTCCCTGTCAGTCCTGTGATGTGTCTCTCTGATGAAAATCCCTTTAGCTGCTCTGAGACTTCAGACTTTTCTGAACCTGAGATTGACGAGGGTGATGACTGGGCAGGGTCCAGAGAACCTCAGTCATGTTTAAACTCTGTCCCCACCAGGGATAAGAAAGGTAGCGCTGACGAGAAACCAttcagctgctccatctgtAAGATAAACTTTACCCGGAGAGGAAGTCTACAGACgcacatgagaatccacactggagagaaaccattcaTTTGCCCCTTTTGTAGTAAAAGTTTTACCCAAGCAGGAAGTCTGAAAAGACACATGAGCATCCACACGGGGGAGAAAAGATTCAGCTGCAGTGTCTGCGACCGAAGATTCATCTGGCTCCATCAGCTCATGAACCATCAGTGTGGCGGGCGTCAGGAGTCAGTCGAAATTGGAGAGGCAGAGCCTCCAGGCAGCAGCTCGACTCAGCAGGTAAAACAAGAGTCTGATGGAGAGAACTGTGGAGGTGTACCACCAGTGCCCGGAGGTGGCATGTTATCAGTGCCCAGGAGTGGTGGCCCACCAGTGCTCATAAACTCCTCTGAACTAAAAACTGAAGACGGTGGTGATTGTACAGAGACCAGAGAACCTCAGTCATGTTTAAACTCTCTGAAAAATGTTGGTGAGAAACggtttagctgctctgagtgtgggaaaaggtTCAGCACCAAGGGTAGTCTGAAGGAacacatgagaatccacacGGGGGAAAAACCATTCAGTTGCTCTGTCTGTAACAAATCTTTCACGCAGAGCGGGAGTTTACAGAAACACATGAGGATCCACACTGGCGAGAAAATATTCACCTGCTCTGTATGCGACAAAAATTTTTTGAACAAGGCGCACCTGAAGACGCACATGGTCACGCACACGGGAGAGAAACCGTTCAGCTGTGCACTGTGTGGTAAAGCTTTCATTGAGAACGGAAACCTGAAGAaacacatgaggactcacacAGGGGAGAAACCATTCAGCTGCTCGATGTGTGAGAAATCTTTTACGCAGAACGGGAGTTTGCAGACTCACATGAGGACTCACACCGGAGAAAAACCGTTCAGCTGTTCCGTTTGTGATCAGAGATTCTTGAGTAAGGCACACCTGAAGACGCACTTGATAAaacacactggagagaaaccCTTCAGCTGCTCCGTGTGCGGGAAAGGTTTCAACGAAGGTGGTAATCTTAGGAAACACATGAAGACGCACTCAGGAGAGAAACCGttcagctgctccatctgtgATCAAAGATTTTTACAGAAGACAGACCTGAAGCGTCACATGAtcacacacactggagagaaGTTTTTCAGCTGCTCCATTTGCGATCAGAGTTTTTTACAGAAGCCGAATTTGAAGAGACACATGATCACGCACACGGGAGAGAAACCCTTCGTTTGCACTGTGTGCGGCAAACGGTTCATTCAGAAAGTTCACCTGACACACCACATGGCCCGACACACTGGAGAGAAGAGATTCCGGTGCGGCATGTGTGATCAGAAATTTGCTTGGCTTTATCAGCTGAGGAACCATCAGTGTGTCAGTCAGCAGTCGTCACAGGTTCAGCGGACTGAGGAGGAGGGCGGAGGGGCGGAGCCTCCGGCCAGCAGCTCAGCTGATGAGCAACAAcaacttcaaatggatctcacA aagatgtgtaaagtccaaatgctgagagcgttggtgaagcagcgactaactgcggctgctgaagagatatttgggctgtttgaaagaacgatagcagagtacgaggagCAACTTTGTCGCtcaaaagaggagaacgagcgaCAACGGAAACTACTGGACGCTGTTTACAACCCTCAGCTCaggttacacagagcag aggtccagcagcagctgttggtggttaaagaagaggttccccctgagcagcaggagtggagctccagtgtggaccaggaggacccagagcccccacacattaaagaggaagaggaggaactgtggagcagtcaggagggagagcagcttcaagggctggaggaggctgatatcaccaagttcacattcactcctgtccctgtgaagagtgaagatgatgaagagaaacctcagtctgagGGACACCACTGTGGAGGACCAGGACCAGACAGAAACTCAGGTCCAGACTTAGAACCAGATACTAAGGACAATTTTCTGGACTTTTCTGAGACTCGAGTCAGTGTTGACGACTGGACGGAGACCAGAGAACTTCAGTCAGGTTTAAACTCTCTGAGAATCGATGAAGTTCCTTTCAGTGATTCTAGATGTAGTGTTCGTGAGAAACCGttcagctgctctgagtgtgggagaAGATTCGGCTTCAAGGGTAATCTGAAGGAGCACATGAGGAGCCACACgggagagaaaccattcagcTGCTCAGTGTGCGGGAAAAGATTTGGCCTCAAGACCCATCTGAGGGTacacatgagaactcacacAGAAGAGAATCCTGCCAGCTGCTCAGTCTGGATGTAA